In a genomic window of Henningerozyma blattae CBS 6284 chromosome 9, complete genome:
- the NHP6B gene encoding high-mobility group nucleosome-binding protein (similar to Saccharomyces cerevisiae NHP6B (YBR089C-A) and NHP6A (YPR052C); ancestral locus Anc_3.333) — protein MAAPRETKKRSTRRKKDPNAPKRALSAYMFFANETRDIVRSENPDVTFGQVGKILGERWKALSAEEKVPYETKAEADKKRYESEKELYNATRAA, from the coding sequence ATGGCTGCCCCAAGAGAAACTAAAAAGAGATCTACCAGAAGAAAGAAGGATCCAAATGCTCCAAAGAGAGCTCTTTCTGCTTATATGTTTTTTGCCAACGAAACAAGAGACATTGTTCGTTCAGAAAACCCAGATGTTACCTTTGGTCAAGTTGGTAAGATATTAGGTGAAAGATGGAAGGCTTTATCTGCTGAAGAAAAAGTTCCTTACGAAACTAAGGCTGAAGCTGATAAGAAAAGATACGAATCTGAAAAGGAATTGTACAATGCTACTCGTGCTGCTTAA